The following coding sequences are from one Onychomys torridus chromosome 16, mOncTor1.1, whole genome shotgun sequence window:
- the Pvalb gene encoding parvalbumin alpha has product MSMTDLLNAEDIKKAIGAFAAADSFDHKKFFQMVGLKKKSPDDVKKVFHILDKDKSGFIEEDELGSILKGFSSDARDLSAKETKTLLAAGDKDGDGKIGVEEFSTLVAES; this is encoded by the exons ATGTCGATGACAGACTTGCTCAACGCTGAGGACATCAAGAAGGCAATAGGAGCCTTTGCTG CTGCAGACTCCTTCGACCACAAAAAGTTCTTCCAGATGGTGGGTCTGAAGAAAAAGAGCCCGGATGACGTGAAGAAGGTGTTCCATATTCTGGACAAAGACAAAAGTGGCTTCATCGAGGAGGATGAGCTGGG GTCCATTCTGAAGGGCTTCTCCTCAGATGCCAGAGACTTGTCTGCTAAAGAAACAAAGACGCTTCTGGCCGCTGGAGACAAGGATGGGGATGGCAAGATTGGGGTTGAAG AGTTCTCCACCCTGGTGGCTGAAAGCTAA